The sequence TGCAAAAGACAAGAGTGGGAAAGATTGGTCTTTTATACTGAAGCAGATTGGCATGTTTTCCTTCACTGGCTTGAACAAAGCTCAGGTAATTGTTCCTCAAATCTTTATCAAGTTCTTGAATATCGTGTGCTTCTTCTGGtagaatcattaaaaaaactttcatcatcttcatgtttttctaCATTTCTACTTATTTTATATTCACGAGTGAATTTGTTCTCTCTCATTTCTCCCCTATGAACCTCAGATTTCTCCATTTGTCATCATTAAATCGGTGGTTATCATAAAACATTTGCTGCCATTCTCTTCTTCACACTGCTGCAATTGCTTAAGCTATTCAAATATTAAACTTCTCTGCTGTGTACCATGCAGCATTGTTTCCCTAACTTCTGATCTTTTGTGTTTCTCTTTTTTGCCCGATCAGAGCGATAATATGACCAACAAGTGGCATGTTTATATGACGAAGGATGGAAGAATATCCTTGGCTGGACTGTCTTTGGCCAAATGTGAATACCTTGCTGATGCAATTATTGACTCATACCACAATGTCAGTTGAAAGAAATGATGAACGGGCATTAGAACCAAGAAGCAAAAAATTTTATCACTCCACTGTTTTACTGAGTTGATATTATTTTACGGAAATTTTGTAATAATGTTCACTGGTATTTGACTGAAACAAATCCATGCAAACCGAGTTTTGAGTGAGTCAGCTGGGGCTAAGCTATATTTTCACTGGTCATGGTAACAGTTTCTTCTCTTCTCAAGACTTTCTCCTTTTGGCGATCGTTTCCACCTTTATTAGGTAAGGACAGAAAAGAATTGCAGCACACAGAGCAGAGCTCTCTGCTGAGGCCTTGACACTCAAAAGATCAATAAAACTCCAGGATatagaaaatgttattttacaGATTCTATGAAGTTGCTGTAAAAAAGACTGATTATGTGCATGGCCAGGAGATTGACAATGAGATCGATGCGCAGAAATGAATTTTGGGAGTGCTATTTTACTGATTCTATAAACTTTGCTTCAATTTACAAATGTGGTGAAGATCCCGATGCTCTTCAAATCCATCTATATCAACCTTTCTTGACCGAAATAACCAAAGATATGAATTATCTAATGATACATCAAAATATGCACATAAGAAACTTAGAAAGCACAGTGGATCGATGATTCATCTAAAACAAAACTTAAGCAGAGGCAGCACCATCCAAAAACAGTTTCTCTGATGCGCCTTATCGTTGACCTCTGGGAGTTGTAGGCTGTGGAACTCTTAGTGTCCCTCCAAGCTCGAGAGGAACTAATGGGACGAGAGAGTGCACAACATCTGTTATGAGAGGGCGGTAACTTGGCTCTGGTTGAATACACAACACGGCTACTGCTGCAACCTGCAGACATTGTTATCCATTTAGCCAACTCAAGCAAATTCACAAATACCAACTCCACATCAACCCTAAAATCACCTAAGCATCGCCTAACTCAAGGCAAATGCACTCACCGACAAGTTTCTTAGTTCAACAATCCCTTTCTCTCCTAACTTGCTGATGATAACATTTAGGGCAGAATAGATCGATATAACGTCTGACTAAACCTCACCaaaggcaaaaaaaatttttgttgtgaGCACTCACAACTACCAACCAATccagatttattattttaaggaaaaaatctTCTTCAGGATTGGTTTGCATTGGTCAATGGTCAACAGTCAACTTGGGGTTCACCTCAAACTTCTAGACTGTACAAATTCAATTGGAGAAGTAAACTATCGTTTTTATGGTTCACAAACCTGGAACAAGTACTTCTCATCTACTGAATCTCTGATCACAGGATCCACAATGGTTGGAAGCACAGCTCTGTTAGTGAGCTGAGGCatggcctgcatttaaaatagCTAGAGCATTAAATATAGTTATCGAAATCTTGATTTATTGCCTCTCAAAAGACATTAATTTTTTGGATATGGAGCTAACATACCCATGTTACTATAGATCGGCAATGAGCTGGTGTCAGTTTTTCTACAGGCCTTCTTCCTAATAGAAGCTCTAGAAGCACAACTCCAAAAGCATAGACATCACTCTTATCCGTCAATTCACCTacaatatttcaaaaagtaaATGTTGATATGGGAAGAGAAAATGGCAAAATGCAAAGCAAACACGATGTGATTTCAGTCATTTGAATTTCGCtgacatttttttcattgattgtcATGTGATTTACTCTGTTAATGGCATccttaaaagaattatttggtTGTTGAACCTTGAGTGTGTGATACTCTTAGCCACATCATCTCTGAAATAAAGGGCTGGCCACGGAATATTCAAGTGTTATAGATTGCGAAAGCCAAAACACACAGTAGTATTTTACACTTTGACCAAAAAATTCTTCGATAGGAAATGCATAATTTAGAGATGCTTTTCATTACTTCTAAGCTCATGAATTCATGCAAAATGCATCAGTCTACTCCCTCAATTCACCTGCACTAAACtagttcttataaaaaaaaaaaaagtggcttCTCAACTCAACTCCATTGTCTAGGTAACGAGTCAAAACTACTGATGTCAAAATATAACCAGTTCAGTTAGCATACCATCTAACATATACTCTGGGGCTACATAACCCACAGTGCCTGAAAGCTTGAGCTTTTTCTTGTTATGAGAGCTATCAGCTACAGCAAGACCAAAATCTGACAGCTGAATTCAAACAcaagttgagagagagagagagagagagatattgaaataattgaaagttgaattaatttaacaaaaactcaaaaatcttGTACATTTTTACCTTGGCATTGAAGTTGGCGTCCAAAAGAATATTCGATGATTTCAGATCTCTATGGATCACTGCTGGCTTGCAGAATTCATGCAGATATTCTAATCCTCTATAGTCAACaagttgaaataaataaatactcagagaatcaaaagcaaacaagcaaaagaaatttaaaaatctacaGAAAAGATAAAATCTCACCTTGCTGTATCAAGAGCAATTTTCAACCTTAAATGCCAATTTAGTGAAGATCCACGAGAAGGTCCTAAAGAATCAAGGAaaatccaggaaaaaaaagagagaaatatatTAACACTTGTCTATTTCAAAATCCCAAAACTCATCTACCATGACACAGTAAACCCTAGTAAAAAAATGAGACAGATATTTTACCATGCAGTAGATCTTCAAGGCACCCATTTGGCATTAACTCATAAATAATGAACCCCATCTCCTCATGAACACTAAAACCCACAATAGAAattatatttggatggtgaaATTTGCTTAACAAATCCACCTCATTCTGCAATTCCAATGAATAATAAATCGCCATCAAGAAAAAGcaaagctaaaaaaagaaaatgatgcaaTCAATTCTACCAGAAAATTGATGATACCTCAAATTCTCTCTGTGCATCATCAGTTGCGCAGTCTAGTTTCTTGACTGCAGCACTTGAGTCATCTTCCATTACAGCCTTATATACATGTCCAAATCCTCCCTTTCCCAACAATTTATCATCGCCAAAATTGTTTGTTCCTTTCTCTAGTATCTTATACTCAATTAATGAAACAGATCCCCTATTACTAACCATTTTCAAGGAACTGAATTTGCCCAAAAATGGTGCCAATGAAAGCCCTTTCTCCACATCTTCACatcaaagcaaaacaaaccaAAGAATTATTAACATAAAGCACAACAACAACCATAAATGTTGAGGTAAACTAGAGATGGGGTGTTGGTAAAAAGAAACCGAAGTACCTGAACACCGagtagcttttttcttttgtgaggACTTCTTATAGTAaatgaaacaagaaaacaaagaaagaaggatgATAACAAGAATGCAACAAGCAACAATGAGCAACAAGATTATTTTCCTGTGGAGGTCATCACGCTGGTGGTGGTCTTTGATTCCCATTTCCGATTCAACCCCTGGTCAAATTATACAAAGAAGCAGACTTTTTAGCTTATCAAGCttttacaaaaaggaaagaaccaTAAAAACTAAATCTTGAGACTTTATCAACAATGTGCAGAGAGATGGGATCATGCCAAAGAGCTAAACTCTTTGTTACGTGTAGTGTGAAGTCATGAATGCACTAGATTTTGCagtccttttttaaaaatttgaaacgGAAAGTTTGAATCTTTGAAAGAACTTGAACCACCACAAAatcatttcttttgaaaaaacaaaaagggccCTTTCAAGTACCTGGAGAGAAGGCAGCCATTGAAGTTGAAATAGAAGAAATGGGAGAGGGAGATGGTGAAGGGACAGGTGGGTCTTCTTGTATGGCATGAACTACTACTAGACACaaatgaaaaaaccaaatgGGAACTGTTTGAGGAACAAGAACAAGATGAAGAAGCttcattgtttgtttgtttctaaGTGCAAAGAACACATGAAGACAGAGATATCTTAGGACTTCTGTTCCTTAGCCCGCTAGGTTCAAAAAAGACAAGCTAACACAAAGAGGAGTTACAAGTGGTGGAACAACATGGGAAGGGAGTGTATATTGTTAAAACTTCGGTTTGGATCTTCTCGTGGTTCTTGAACTTGCCTTTCCTTTtcctgaatattttttaattctttttttattttcttttaaaactgtTACTCCATGTTTGAAAGGGAGAGAAAAGGGCACAAAAAGGAGGCAGAAAAAAGCTATTTATGTTTTCAAGTCATTAAGTGGGGGCCACGACACCACAATCATGTGGGCAGTCGTGGGGGGGAAatagtaaataacaaaattgtttACGGCAAAAAGCTGTTGCCTGCAAGAGCCCAGTTACTTCCTAGCATGGAAGACAGGTAaattccattttgttttttagattttggaGTTTCTCGTGTTAAAACCCATTTGCCCTGAATCAGCGGCAccgtttgtttttatttgaaattatgtttGGGTATACTTAAATTTGTGTTtagctgatttttttaaataattttttatgattttgatgttaatatgcaaaaataaaaaatttaatttttaaatttttaaataaaaaatattttatatcacgTAAGCAAACACTCATTAGAATTTgctaatgaaaattaaaatatcttttttattattttgatattttagattCTTTTAAATAGTATGGTTATAAGATctgattttatatcaatttaatttaatgtttgtaTTGTATGTAAAATGAATTAACTaaggttaatttaaaaaattttaaaaataaattgaaatgattatcaataatttaatgatgGACCAACTTgaattaaatcttaatttaacatattatcaaattaatttgttggaTTAGACCAGACCTTATAAGATCTTGAAATGGTCTTATAGCAACTTGAAAGGGGTGATTTTTGTCGGttgaagtttcttttttttttttttctctctcttttcttttcttttctttttttttttttttttgtaaaaatcaaTCTCGTATTCAATGATGGACACCCATTTTAATTTGTCAAAAATAGAAACAGGATTTGATTGGAAATATTTTTGCAATGGCCTAGCAAGTAGGCTTTGATTGGATTAGGTGTcttgttcaatttttattttttccaatttgatttgatttgaattgaaGAAAACGTCAACTTGAAATCTGTTGGCATAACTTAGcgtctttgtgattttttgaagtattttttattttttaaaaaataatttttaagtttagcgtataaaataatttaaaatattaaaaaatttaataaaaataataaattttttaacatctGCAAATGCGATATTAATCATCATAAGACTTCGATTATAATAACTTCTCGCTTTGATTTCGTTTTCAGTCGTTTGGCCTTTCGTTTTCTCGCATTTCTGTATAGAtttgtgtaatatttttttagctttccaaGTGGTATCGTCTCCAAGACTCCAACGTTATCGTCTCCTCGTTTCGAATTCTAATAgatttgtaagaaaaatgatGCAAACACATTTTCAGCAAGGGAAGAAAACCTAACAACGATATTTTGAAGacgaaaaaaacacataaattaaTCAAGCAGAGTTTTTTTTTCGAGAGGTTATAagtaataaaatactaaattatataattatattgtttatgATACttgtgaaaacaaattaaattggcaatcttgattttttaaaaatttagaaattatttttttattacaataacccttgtatttatttaaaataacataaaatataggTATTTTAAACAGGATATAAATAGActtattgaatatatatatatatatatatatatatatatttgttaagaaaaaaattttcaatcaaaatcttttcatttgaattttgaggaaaaCAATTCTagaaatatttcaataaaaattattgagtttttatcaaatcaaacttaaataaaaataaatattaaaacaatacaaattatattacTAAATAGACATGTCAATAACTAGCATAATTTTAACAATGTTAATAATTCAAAAAGACATCACAATTATTAGTtctaataattcaaaacatatcaTCGTACAAATAATgcataaaaagttaaaaataaagaattcgTGTATATTCTACACCCTTTGAACTGTGGGGATTTTGGTAAACATAGTTATTTTGCAGGgtttttattatagaaaaataaagacgtggatatttttaaaatatattattgttaatattaattttgcattaaatttaaaaaaaaaaaaaaaaaaaaaaaacttgacctCTGTCAACTTTCCTCTGAACCAATAGACACAACATGCCTGGCAAAAGCAAATGAGCCTGGCTGGATTTCACCTCGTCTGATTTATCGAgttgataaaaattcaaaatggaaatagatattaaaaattcTGTGACCATTAAGTTCATAGAAATTGGAAAAAGGTATTTATATATGGAGAAGgaatttaatgaattattaaaacttctatTATGGTCATTAAGTTAATAAAACTTTaaggaaagttaaaaaaaatcagaaaatgtaataattaattaactttatgtgtgaaaatgaattaaattaaaataggtgCTAAAATCGCTATCATggtcattaatttaataaaaattcaacagggtaatatatattaaaatcattattgtaatcattaaacaaataaaaattgggAAAGTAAGTTAGTAAAAATCGGAAAAGGTAATAATTAACCATgtacatggaaaataaattgaaagtacAAAGTCTATTGTACTcattaagttaataaaaaaaaactcaaggaaatttaattaaaagaggAAAGGTAAtaattaactttatatatgaAAACAGTTATTAAAAACACTGATCAagttagtaaaaaattaaaagtatttcagtcaaatcaaatattatttttatatatattaatattaaaaatattttttaaaaaataaataaataattattttaatatattttcaaacaatttttttttttcctctcctttttcatttcacatctttctttttcatcaatACCAGATACgatgtattaattattattcaaaaacgGTGCTGTGAGCATCTCCACATTAGCTTTCTGTCACCGACCGCTGCAAGAATGGAATCGTAGAAAAAACCGGCATTGACCTAAAAGTAGTCTGAGCTtgtcattttcataattatattacaGCAACACgaaatcaataattattagACTATCCAACAatgaagtaatttaaaaaaaaaaaaaacttgtcacGTGTTAGGTAAATGGTCTGCTTCAAAATAGTCAGTCGAGACAGATCATACCCATCGGATAAGTCCTCCTTCAGGGTtccatttctattttaattctaattgtttttcatattttatttgaacaaAATTGATTCTAATTTCCATGGGTCCTTGTTCTTTAATCTGAGGATCCACATCTAGATCTTGAAAATGATTCGAATTTAGCTGAATTATTATGTCTGATACTGTCTAATTCAGCATGGTTATAcgttattgataataataataattaactctTGGAGCTtgagtttttatataattgaacttgttttattaataaatcagATTAAGTTTTAATCAAGACTAATTTTATTTTCGGATAATATTAAAAGGGTATATTATGTATTCATATGATGTGTCTAGAAGCGTTTattaataaattcttttaaatatcaattctgatatttaaattttaaaaattaaagggtaaATCTTTAACTATTAGCCGGTTCTTTGGGTTAAAGTGACTTTACTTGTTTAGGAGTATGGTTGtggttgtgttttttaaaatattttttactcaaaaatatatcaaaataatatatattttttattttttttttttttttttgatattaacacgttaaaatgatctaaaaatattaaaaataaataaatttaaagtaaagaaaaaaaaaaaaaaaaataattttgttcaaaaacactttttaaaatacaaaaacaaacaaaatcacttttaatcaatattttgttttcttttttggcaaAACATGTAGATGGAAAATAAACTTCCCTATGCAAAGGGAAGAAATAAATTATACCAAGATGTTAGGGCTAACACTCCTAACACTGATGCCGGAGTAGGTTCATAATTTGTGTCATCATCGAAGAAAGACTGATAGCTAGAACCACCATGGAGAGTTTTTTCGGGagcataatagtttttttttatttaaaaataatagttttttatttttaatattagtatattaaaatgataaaaaaatactaaaaatatattatttaaaaattttaaaaaatcaagaatttttaaGAACAAAGTATTGGATCAAGGGTTTTTACATGCGATAATTGACATTTATAAGAAGACAGATTACATGATCCTTTTTAATCCTTATTTATTAGCAACGCACCTACGCCCACGGTGCCtctcttattttaatttgacaAGAGCACACACAATACAACATGCAAGCAACAACTCCCatcttctaaaaaataattcaattttaattgatatataatttatagtatACTTTAAcattttactaaaataaaaaaatccttcaatTAACAtgcatggaataaaaaaatgtcaattttaataaatgaatcTTCTTTTAGAAATACCTTACATGTCAAATAAATATGTTTCGTTGATGAATCTTGTAGCCTCAACTGTCCACGTTGATGAATTTATCACTGCATCAATCAAAGTACTTTGCAGCGATGAATAGACAGATTAAGAGTGTCATTAGAATGCATGGGAgggacttgttttcttttttcatactAGGATTCAAGTCTTATTTATGTACGTCTGTCACTCCCGcagtgccttacatgttcactaggcttgtaggatgttcagtgagtccaggaattagttgtggtgcgcgcaagctgacccggacaccccgggttaccaaaaaaaaaagtgtcttTAGAATTAGAGTAgcggttttaaaaaaaaattaatttaaaaatatattaaaataaattattttttatatttttaaaaaattattttgaacattaatattttaaaaacaatttaaaaacataaaaaaattattttaaaccaaaaaacaaaatttaaaacttaaggT is a genomic window of Populus alba chromosome 18, ASM523922v2, whole genome shotgun sequence containing:
- the LOC118051096 gene encoding probable receptor-like protein kinase At1g80640, with product MKLLHLVLVPQTVPIWFFHLCLVVVHAIQEDPPVPSPSPSPISSISTSMAAFSPGVESEMGIKDHHQRDDLHRKIILLLIVACCILVIILLSLFSCFIYYKKSSQKKKATRCSDVEKGLSLAPFLGKFSSLKMVSNRGSVSLIEYKILEKGTNNFGDDKLLGKGGFGHVYKAVMEDDSSAAVKKLDCATDDAQREFENEVDLLSKFHHPNIISIVGFSVHEEMGFIIYELMPNGCLEDLLHGPSRGSSLNWHLRLKIALDTARGLEYLHEFCKPAVIHRDLKSSNILLDANFNAKLSDFGLAVADSSHNKKKLKLSGTVGYVAPEYMLDGELTDKSDVYAFGVVLLELLLGRRPVEKLTPAHCRSIVTWAMPQLTNRAVLPTIVDPVIRDSVDEKYLFQVAAVAVLCIQPEPSYRPLITDVVHSLVPLVPLELGGTLRVPQPTTPRGQR